Proteins from a single region of Theileria parva strain Muguga chromosome 1, complete sequence, whole genome shotgun sequence:
- a CDS encoding RAP domain protein — protein MIPLSFNVKYRRFLVSNNIRKCVDSKSHFCLNTQKQNIPLLYSKSYLNKSLKSRFYHFRLYSTQNSSFNSTSSDIPIHSSDFKFSIWDNNKDDSINPGDLYLENMFNLTPKEWMNLIRISEDNSHFLSLLTNFQRYIRHLKCSDLVYIIEKCVNCGVRDNNQGIDVCYVLLCEILYRFLYENNRILKIKDISRLTKVLLKLKFNRESPETSTVPICSMNFEYTKEVSVCENCKLRYKDLLNLNGSDISTLLMVVLGKSLLLQSKDLRKLHENSVVPYLVLVGNRNSVLCSHLVRGISSMYSKTFLLSNSIHNISILLHTIKRTKARSYPLVKMIVDRLSTKGEIESLLSRESNLHTKLISISQIIQFCINCHYSYSEFNLKLDTLIHSILKYVYGIFSGDDMKEITKFPNFVSQLNLLRKSMILERIHLKGLISGTEISSFLDSLEHIKPTFAPNEFKTSNIHSQVDTILKSFNYVTLLEHYVCPYIVDIFVPSKNAVIEVDGPYHYSTTLNPRINKILKREVENYQLGYTLNSKLKSKLLTKSGFKFINIPFYQWPEATNEQIYFISNLKI, from the exons ATGATTCCATTATcttttaatgttaaatatagaAGATTTTTGGtttctaataatatacGTAAATGTGTTGATTCAAAGAGCCATTTTTGCCTCAATACacaaaaacaaaatattcCCTTATTGTATTCCAAAAGTTACCTAAATAAGTCTCTAAAATCAcgtttttatcattttagaCTGTATTCTACTCAAAACTCCTCATTTAACTCAACTTCAAGTGATATTCCTATACACTCCAGTGATTTTAAGTTCAGTATTTgggataataataaagatgATTCCATTAACCCAGGTGATTTATACCTGGAAAACATGTTTAACCTTACTCCAAAGGAATGGATGAATTTAATTAGAATTTCTGAAGATAATTCGCATTTTCTATCActtttaactaattttcaGAGATATATCCGTCATTTAAAATGCAGTGATCttgtgtatattattgaaaaatgtgtaaattgtggAGTTAGGGATAATAATCAGGGCATAGACGTGTGTTACGTCCTACTGTGTGAGATTTTATACAGATTTTTGTATGAAAATAATCGCATATTGAAGATAAAAGATATTTCCAGACTAACTAAAGTACTTTTGAAACTCAAATTCAACAGGGAATCACCTGAAACATCAACTGTTCCAATATGTAGCATGAATTTTGAATATACTAAAGAGGTATCCGTTTGTGAGAACTGTAAACTAAGATATAAAGACCTTTTGAACCTGAACGGTTCTGACATATCAACTCTTTTGATGGTAGTTTTGGGGAAATCTCTCCTATTACAATCTAAGGATTTGAGGAAATTACATGAAAACTCAGTTGTACCATATCTTGTCCTTGTCGGAAACAGGAATTCAGTTCTATGTTCTCATTTAGTTAGGGGAATTTCATCGATGTATTCCAAAACTTTCCTATTGAGTAATTCAATACATAACATTTCAATACTACTCCACACTATTAAGAGGACCAAGGCTAGATCTTATCCACTTGTTAAGATGATAGTCGATAGGCTTTCAACAAAGGGTGAAATTGAGTCATTACTTAGCAGAGAATCGAATTTACATACTAAACTGATTTCAATATcacaaattatacaattttgtATAAACTGCCATTACTCATACTCCGAATTTAACCTCAAACTCGATACTCTAATTCACTCAATTTTGAAGTATGTTTACGGTATATTTTCGGGAGATGATATGAAAGAAATAACCAAGTTCCCCAACTTTGTATCgcaattaaatttacttagAAAATCAATGATTTTGGAAAGAATTCATTTGAAAGGGTTAATTTCGGGAACTGAAATATCAAGTTTTCTAGACTCTCTGGAGCACATTAAGCCAACTTTTGCCCCCAATGAATTCAAGACTAGTAATATCCACTCCCAAGTCGATACTATACTCAAGTCTTTTAATTATGTAACGTTGTTGGAGCACTACGTCTGCCCTTACATCGTTGATATTTTTGTTCCATCAAAGAATGCTGTCATAGAAGTCGATGGGCCTTATCACTATTCAACAACTCTCAACCCGAg gataaataaaatattaaagagAGAAGTAGAGAATTATCAATTGGGATATACTCTTAATAGTAAACTTAAGAGTAAACTCCTTACCAAATCAGgcttcaaatttataaatataccaTTTTATCAATGGCCTGAAGCTACAAATGAACAAATTTACTTCATATCCAaccttaaaatttaa